ATAGCTCTAAGTTGGCCCATTTTTTATATTGAAAAGCACTGGTGAAATCCATATATATTTATCTCCTTTTATTTTTAGTAAATACGATTTTTAATCGTATGCTAATTGAGCTTGAGTTCATCTATTTGCCGATTTATCGCCGCCGTTTTGCTTTTATCCTGATTGCGAGAAATTTCTAGTGCTTTCTTCAAGATATCAGAAGCCTCTGAAATTCCATCATTCTGTTGTAGCGCCTGGGCCAAACTTTGGCGGGCGTCAATAGAATTTGGCCGATATTCCACCCATCGCCTTGCGACATTGATGGCTTCTTGGATACGACCATCCTTTAGTAACAAATTGGTGATATGGCTTAATTTGTTAACATTTCTCCAACGTGTAGCCCTGGGTAAAATAGGAAAGCCATATTTCTGTGATAGTGATTGATAGAAATGATCGATATTTTGTAAGGCGTCACCAGGCTGGGATATCAATTCTCGATAATTTGCGGACCATTCTTCGTGGGGGTAATTAAGCTCAATAGCCGATAACGTGGCTTTTATAAAGGCGCCGTAATGGTTTTCATTGTTAATAATTTCTATTTTTAGTTTGAGGTTCTCTTTTGCGTAAGGAGAAAGTTTGGTGTTAATTTGACTTAAGATTTTTTCATGGCGCTTATCTTTACGCATGTCACTGTCAGCCATCGCGAAATAAAAAGCACTAATCTTGTTTGATGAGGTCTGCATACTTGTGGTTATTTCATCAATAAAAGTACTCTCTGAAGTGGGCCCCATACCAAATATATCGGCTGCAGATAAAAAGAAGTAAGACTGAAACAATCCAGGTTTGTTAGTTAGGGCGTATAGAGGAAAGATACTGCTAGTTGAGACACCAATAATCATCCTGTTGTCGAGAGCGCGGTAATTACTTTCTAAATATGGGAGTAGTTCTTCAGTTAGAAATTTACTATAGGTCTCAGGGTTTCCCTGGGCGCTAAATTTCTCCTCAGCGGTATGCTTCCACATTCCATGTAGGTAGGTTTCCGGTTCATCACCGCCATCATTAAGACTGATTACAATACTTTCCGGCATACGTTCTACGCCACTTAGATGCTTTACCACCCCGGTTAAGGCGTGGAAAAATTCTTTGCCGTGAGTGCCATTAATAAAGATAACCGGGTATCTATGCTGCTCTGATGCTTGGTGGAACGTTTGCGGTAAATATATGTTGATTGGTATTTCACGACTCAAGATTCTGGATGAGAAAAGAATTTCATCGCCATAATTCAGGTGTTTGGTCGTGTTAACAGAAGAGTGGCTCTGTGGGCTTTCAGGTTCTGCTGATAGTCCCACACACAGTAAAGAAACTGCGATTAACAGTATTCGGGGAAAAATCATATCACCGGCATCCTTGCTGAATTTAAATTTTCTTAAAAAGGCGATTAAGATCTATTAGATGCTATGACAGATTGAGGGGGTGGTAAAGTTGGTTATAGCTGATGCGAAGTGGTACACCTTGTATAGATATAAAAGTTGGATTTTTTCAAAACCAAGCTCTAAACCCCAGTACCCATACGGTTGAGTCCACATCCTCCCCTTCTTCACGGGCGAAATCAGCGGCATTGCCCACTTCCCGTTCATAGTGGACGCCAATATAGGGTGAGAATTTCCTGGTGACTTCATACATGAGCCGAAAGCCGACTTCCGCTTCCGATAAGCCAGAGCCGCTACCTCGGGCCTCATCGTTCTGCCCAAAAAAGTTCAGCTCGATACGTGGGACCAGATTCCAGTCCTGTGCCAACTTTATTTCATACTCGCCTTCCAGGCGAAATGCAGTACTGCCATGTTCTCCATAGAAAAATACTGCATCCATTTCGAATTTGTAGGGAGACTCTCCAGTAATACCCACAGCAGCCCAATTCCGGCTAGTAGTCTCCAGATTAAAATCGTGGCGAATTCCAATTAGGAAATTCCAGTTTGCCGAAATTGCCCGGCTATAGAGCGCCCAGAGTTCATTTTTTTCAATTTCCCCACTACTTCGTTCATAGTCAACTTCGGCAACAAACTTATTTTGCTCTCCGCCATAACTGAAGTCTCCCTCGATTTCCCCGCCGTTATCACCTCGCAGTTCCACATAGTCGAGGCTGACTTCAGCCATGGGTTCTTCTTCGTTATCCTCGCCAGAGGACTGGTAGCTGTGGTGCTGATGCTGAGGTTCTGCCTGCCCATAGCTGGCCTGGGCAGAAAGTATCCATAGTGTTGCTGCTATCCCTGCAACATTTTTAAACAATGCGCACCTCCCGATACATACCGGGCCTCTGGTAAAGCATTTGGCTGTGCAGAGCCCAGCGGCCATAGGTGTCAGCGCTGACCAAGTAACTGATGCTTGATCCGGGTTGTGCGATCACCGTGTGCTTGAGAGGTAAATACTCTCCGTCGCCGGTTTCCAACTCACTCCAAAAACCGTGTAAGTGCATGGGCTGGGGAAGCGTGGTGTCATTGACCAGGGTAATGCGCAGGCGCTCCTGGTGCCGAAATAATAATGGGCTGGCATCGCGAAAATTTTCACCATTTATTGACCAGAGATAGCGTTCATAATTGCCGGTCAGGTGTAACTGTAATTCCCGCTGTGGCTCTCGCTGATCCTGGGTAGGCTTATTGCTGCGCAAGTCGCTGTAAGTCAGTACGCGGCGGTTATAGCGATTTTTGTGGTTTCTGAGCCCTACACCGGGGTCAGAGATGCCGTTTGCTGGCGTCAATGCGCGATGATCCACCCTGAAGTTGGATTCACTTGGCTGATGAATAATAGGGCTATTACTACCGAGTCCCGCTGCGGCGAGGCTTCCGTAAAACCATCCTCCCTCAGTTGCCTCGGGCAAATCGGAATGTTTTTCGGTGTGAGCAGTCTGGGTTGTTTTAAAGTGTGTGTCTGTCTCTTCGGTTTTTCTCCCTAGTCCCAGATCTTGCCGGGTGAGCACTGGGCGGTGATCCATCGCGGGAACCTCTGCGCTCAGACGTATATCACTTGTCAGTGTGCCTCGCGCATAGCCACTGCGGTCCATGGACTGCGCAAATATACTGTAGGCTTGTTCACTCTCTGGCTCGACAATTACGTCATAGGTTTCGCCGCTGCCAATGCGAATTTCATCGACGCTAACGGGCTCGACATTTTGTCCATCGGCCGCCACCACCTTCATTTTCAGGCCAGGGATACGCAGGTCGAATAAGGTCATCGAAGCTGAGTTAATTAATCGCAGGCGAACCCTCTCACCAGGTTTAAATAATGCAGTCCAATTGGTATCGGGTGTATGCCCGTTAATCAGGTAGGTGTAAGTCTCGCCTGTGACCTGGGAGATATTGCGGTCGGAAAGCTGTTTCCAGTTCCATTGATGCCGGTCCCGCCAGGTTCGTGCGACACCTTTTGTTCTCACTTCACGCCATAAATCTGTAGCCGTGCGCTGTTGCCGGTTGTAGTAGTCCGGGTCTTTTTTTAAATGGGTATAAATAGTTTGGGGAGATTCATCGCTCCAATCGGATAGGACAACAACATAATCCCGCTCGTAAGAAAATGGTTCTGGAGATATCGGATCAATGACTATTGCCCCAATTAGCCCCAGTTGTTGTTGAAACCCGGATTGGCTGTGATACCAATAAGTACCACTTTGGCGCACAGGGAATCGGTAGCGAAATGTTTGCCCAGGTCGAATGCCGCTAAAGCTCAACCCCGGTTCGCCGTCCATATCGCTGGGTACCCTAACACCGTGCCAGTGTAGGGAGGATTTGTCGGGTAATTGGTTGTGGACATTCAGGGTGACGGTTTCCCCTTCCCGCCAGCGTAAAATGGGGCCCGGTAGACCGCCATTAATGGTAAGGGCTTGTCGTTCGCGCCCGGTAAGATTTACCTGGCGGTACCCGATGGATAAATCAAAGTGGTTACCGCGCAGGGTTGCTGTCGAAGCTGTTGGCGAGTTTGGGTGCGAACTGTGGGGTATCCCCAGCAGCAAGGCTCCCGCTCCGAGACCTGTGACGAAAGTACGCCTCGATACGGCGTCGGTGCGGAAGCTCTCTGTCATCGATGTCCCTTTTAAAACTGCTCCTGTGCCGTATTGATTTCGGCGTAAATTTCGCTGCTGCCGTTTTTGTTAAGCAGCATTACCTGATAGGGCGTAAAACGGTCGCCCACTTCCATACCGGGGCTGCCCAGGGGCATACCTGGCACTGCGAGGCCAATGGCATTTTGCGGTGGATTCTGCAAGAAACGCTGTATCAGCTTTGCAGGTACATGCCCTTCAAAAACATAGCCCTGTTCTGACACTGTGGTGTGGCAGGATTGGTAGCGCGGAGAGATATGGTGCTGCTTTTTCACGCCGTTAAGGTCTTCGACATCCTTTGCTACGACGTTAAAGCCACTTTGTTGGGCATGCTCAACCCAAATTTTGCAGCAGCCGCAGGTGGCGGATTTGTAAGTGGTCAGGCTCACAGATTCCTTTTTGGGGTCTGGAGATTCGGCACAGGCACTTAATGCCAGGGTAGTGAGTAGCGCAGCAATAGCGATCAAAATTGAACGGTTCATATGAACTCCGATGATGAGATTAAGGGCGCACACAGGCGCGCGAGTATTTATAAAAAATATTTGGAGTAAAACTGGGGAGTGCGCGTATGCCTAGGCATACGGGGCCCGTTAAGTGCGGAATATGGGTGGGCGTAGTGCCATTTCCGGATCTGGAGAGGAATTAAATTCCCGGTAGGCAGTGACAAGTAGATTGCGGTTGTATACAAGAATTTTATATTGAGCGTTTACCGCAGAGCTGGTGCCTGGCCCTGCACAGCAGCTGCATTCAGCAGTGCAACTGGAGGGATGGCTGTCGCTGCAGTTCTCAAGGGTTGCCTCGTCGCAGTGGGTTTTTTCTTCTGCAGCGATGGATGCCGCTGGGGATTCGTGTGTTTCCGCACAGGATGACGCAACTGCCTGGCCGCCGAAGGCCAGTAGTAGTATGAGCAAAAATAGGCGGAAGATCCCGGAGTGCATGGCGGTATTCAGAAAACAAGCCAGCCCGCAGTGTATGGGCTGGCCTCTGCCGGTGCAACTTTCCCGCTTGCGGGATGGCGGGTTAAGAGCGGCTCAGGGGTAGGCGGAAGTCCTGGTGTCGCAACAGGTCCGGCCCACATTCGAGGCGCTCGAGCCAGCCCAGGAAGCGCTCTTTGACATCGCCTGAGGCAAAGTAACCGCCGTGCTGGGGCACAATCATTGCGGGGTTGAGCTCCCGAATCATCTTGGCCCAGAGACGACAGGTCCAGTTCCCGCCCATATAGCGGCGGTGGAACCCTTCCATCGACGGCAGGTGCTCGTCGAAATCTTTGACTTCGCCCTCCTCACCACCGAGTGAGGCACCGATATCGCCGGAAAATAATATGCGGCTGACCGGATCATAAAAACTGAAGTTGCCACAGGAGTGCATAAAGTGGGCTGGCAGCGCCCAGATCTCGCTGTCGCTGAAGGGGATAATTTCTCCCTTGTCGTCCAGAGGCATGATGCGTTCCTGCCAGCGTTCAGCACCGGCACGCGAGGCGACAAAGCCGGAAACCAGGTGTGGCAAAAACCGCGACCACAGCTTCGACACTGCCACCTTACAGCGCGAATGCAGCATCCAGCGCGGCAGCGAGGCGATAATATCCGGATCCTGGTGAGAGGCCAGGATCAGGTCCAGTTCGCTCAGGTTCAAATGGCGGCTGAGCTCAATGGTGAGGTGTGTGTAAGTCAGATCGCCGCCGGGATCGATAAGCGCCCCTTTGGTGCCGCGGCGAATAACAAATTGATTGGCCTGTACCCCATCGCTGCCATTCTGCTCTTTAACCAAATCGCCGAACCGCGCAACCAGGTGGTGACCTTTTTCAAATAGGATGTCCACGCCGCGACTCCTCTTATTGGACTTGGCCGAGGTATTGAGTGAGCCTCTCCTTGTTCATGGCGATGGTGGCATTCATGCCTTCGGCATGCTTCTTGGCTTCTTCCAAGTTGGTTGCCTTACCTACCTGAATTACCCCAACCATACCCAGCGGCAGATGTGGGTCGCACTGGTATACGTAGACACCTTCCTGGTTCAAAGTGACAGTCACCTTTTCTCCCATGCTGCCATTCCAGGTAGCGCCCTCGGCAGGGGACAAAACTGAGTGAGTGTTGTGGGCCGCATCAGTGGGCAGGAAGGTGACAGAATCGCCCGGTGCTACTGCGAGAAATGCCGGTTCAAAAGTCATCATGCCGTCCTTGCCCTGGTTCAGCATCTTAACTTCGTGATCCGCAGCCAGGGCGGAGGTCGAGGCCATGGCGAGCGCCAGAATCGCGCCGCGAAGAGTAATAGACGACATACTTACTTCCTGTTCGATGGTTAGTCAGTGTTGTTCAGCGCCTCCCCATTAGTGGGTAGAGGCAGCGGCGGATGTTATCTCGGAGGGGGCTGGGTGAATTGATCTAGATCAATCGCGTAGATAGACCAATTAGAAGGAGAAGATGCCAATAGAAGGGATCCGTGTAGGAGAGTCATTTTAGACTGCTGAGCACCACCCGCCTTGGCCGGATAAGGGGTAAACTGTGCGCCGATCAATTCTGTGACTTTTCGGGAGAGTGCTTTGGCCACAAAACGTAAAACTGCCTACGTGTGTAATGAATGCGGCGCTGACTACACCAAATGGGCAGGGCAGTGTAGTGCTTGTGGCACTTGGAATAGCCTATCGGAAGTACGCCTGGGACCGGATCACAAAGACAGTCGCGCCGCGAATTTTACCGATGCACAAAGTGGTTACGCCGGTTCCGCTGGTGCTGGCAAAGTACAAAAACTATCGGAAATCGACCTCAGTGAATTGCCGCGTATTCCCACTACGGCCTCGGAACTGGATCGGGTACTGGGCGGCGGGCTGGTGCCGGGCTCCGTTGTATTGATCGGCGGCCACCCCGGTGCGGGGAAATCCACTGTTTTACTCCAGACCTTATGCCATCTCGCCACATCAATGCCGGCGCTTTATATCACCGGCGAGGAATCTCTCCAGCAGGTTGCTATGCGCGCTAAGCGCTTGGGGCTGCCCACGGACTCCCTGCAATTGCTCAGCGAAACCGATGTGGAGCGTATTTGCCTGGCGGCCAAGGAAGTGAATCCTCGGGTTATGGTAGTGGACTCGATCCAGGTGATGCACATGAGCGATGTGCAATCGGCACCCGGTTCTGTGGCACAGGTGCGCGAGAGTGCGGCCTACCTGACCCGCTTTGCCAAGCAGACCGGCACGGCGCTCATTCTGGTGGGGCATGTCACCAAAGATGGCAGCCTCGCAGGCCCCAAGGTGCTGGAACATATTATCGACTGCTCCATTCTCCTCGAAGGCACCCACGACTCCCGCTTCCGCACATTGCGTGCCCATAAAAATCGCTTTGGGGCCGTCAATGAACTCGGCGTGTTTGCCATGACAGAGCAGGGCTTGAAAGAGGTATCCAATCCCTCAGCCATTTTCCTGCAAAGGGCTGAGGAGATCGCAGCCGGTTCTGTGGTGACCTCGGTGTGGGAGGGCACCCGGCCGCTGTTAGTGGAGTTGCAGGCCCTGGTGGACGATAGCAGTCTTGGCAACCCCCGCCGGGTAGCGGTGGGCCTCGACCAGAACCGCTTGAACATGCTGCTCGCTGTGTTGCATCGCCACGGTGGTGTCTTGGTGGGGGACCAGGATGTCTTTATCAATGTGGTCGGCGGGGTAAAGGTGATGGAAACCAGCGCCGACCTGACACTGTTATTGGCGGTAGTCTCCAGTTTCCGCAACCGTGTCCTGCCCCGGGATCTGGTGGTATTCGGGGAAGTGGGGCTGTCAGGCGAGATTCGCCCAGTGCCTTCGGGCCAGGAGCGTTTGCGCGAGGCCGCCAAACACGGTTTCCGCAAAGCCATTGTGCCTGCAGCCAACCGTCTTAGGAACGATATCGAGGGAATGGAAATGCACTCAGTCAAAACCCTGGCGGAAGCGCTGGCGGTAATTGATATGAGCTGACACTCCAGTTGGGGACAGCTGTTTTGACAGGGGAATACCTTGCGTATTCCCCTGGAGAAGTGAGTTTTCAGAGCCTCCTGCGCTAGGGGCGCCTAGTTGCTCCCTTGCGCTGGTTGTTACCGGGGCCCCGACGAAAATCCTCTGACGGAGTGCCCTTGTAACAGCGCGGGATAATGGGCCAGTCCTCTGTTAGAAAATAGGCATAGGTGCCCTTGGGGAATTCCGGGGTGCTTACCATTCTGCCGTTGCACTCATCCAATGTGCCGGAGCCAGCCACATAGTGGTAATCATCCACAAAGGTACCATCGTAGTAGCCTCCAGGTTCTTTACTGCCCTTGGGGCGTTTCCCGGATTTCACCTGATAACTTGAAGTCATTGCCGCAATCCCGGATTTAGGTTCCCAACCATCGGCATAGGCGTACAGGGCATAAATGGGGAATCCATCGGCAGCCCAGCCAATCAGCGGCGAATGCCTTTCCTTAGATACCCCCAGGCGCTGTAATAAACCGGTGGGAATTCCGTGATAGTGATAGGCACCATTGGGCTGAACATGGGCGTAGTTATCGTCTACACCCAGCTGAATCGCGCCGGATAGGGCTTCGTAGCGCCAGCGTCCGCGATTGCCCAGGTACCATTCCGCAGCACTGGGGTCGAAAGGCACTCCGTTCAGTCCGATACCAAAATTCTGCAACGGAACCGGTGTAGATTGAGCGGCAATTTGGGGGATAGCCGGAACTCGGAAACGGTAGCGCTGCACCTCGATTTCATGGGGATTGCCGCGATTGGGGAAGGTACCAGTCTTGTGCTCGGAAATACCGTTGGCCTCAATAACGCGCCAGGGCCCTTGAATACTGATACTCACTTCACTAAAGGTGATGGGCGCCTCGGTAGCAGGGACTGTGTGCTGCAGGCCGTCGGATTGTACCACTGTATGTTTACGGGCGGCGGGGGGCCCACCAGCGGCGCCACCCCCTGTAGCGCGAGCAGCCGATTTACGCTCGGGAACACAAGCTAGCCCGTGTGATTGGGGGAGGTTGCGGCAGCGACCAGTGACTAGTCCGCTGGGCAGCTCTATAGTGCAGCTGGCGCCACTGGATAGCTTCTTGCAAGCCTGTAGGGCGCTGTCAGGAACGTGAGCCAGTGCGAGCGGTGCAATACTGCAAAGCCCCGCAAATAACCACTTCTTCATAATCACATCTCAAGATTTACAGTACCGCTGGCCGGCCTCGATCGATTTATTAGGATTTATTGCGCTTCATCTTCCATTGGGCGAGGGCCACCTTTGCCCTTACCGCCGGCAGGTACACAGACCAACTGCTCAACCTCTGGGGGCATACGGCAGGTGCCTTCCAGAGTGCCTCGCGGGGTCTCGACAGTGCAGGCGTCTCCTTCTGCCAGACTGCTGCAGGCATCAATCGCTTCCTGCGGCGGCTGGCGGGGCTGTGCGGACACATTAGTGGCCAGTAAAAGGGCTGCTACTGGAATAAATATTCTTTTCATCATGATCTCCTGTCGTAGGCACTTTGGGGGAGTCCCACAAGCTGTGATTTTGCTCTTTGGGTTTTGACAATAGTTATTGGTGTCGCCCAAAACTAAAACTATAGGCTCTGGTAGTGGCGATTACCGCTCAACAGAAAGTTGGCTTCTCGGTACCGCCCTGGGACTTCAATCGAAAATAGTTGAGGAATGAGTAAGTAATGTGGACAGCTTGTAAAGAAGTGTGGTGCAGGGGAGATGGAACTATGACCTTCTAGTCCGGGTACCGGCCAATTCCATGAAGAAAAGCTAGTATGGTCGGCGTAATTGGAGGGCTAGAAGGTAAGGCCTTAGATAAGACCATCGGGACACATACCTAGAGTAGGTTTGTGTCCCGATTTATTACTTGTGAGGTTTAACTCTCAGCTTCCAGTGCGGCTTTTGCTGCGGCTTCACTTAGCAGCTTACGCCGGACTTTCATCGGGGTAATACCAAACCAGCGATCGCAAGCCCGGTTGAATGAGCTTTGCTCTCGGTATCCCAGCATGTTGGAAATCTGAGCCATCGGTGGCAACTTCCGACTGAGATAATGTTCCGCGCGTTCTCGGCGAATTCGATCCAGAATATCCTCAAACACCAATTCTTGGTCTCGCAACCTGCGCTGTAGAGTGCGCTTGTGCATACCTAGCTGGTTGGCAACTTCTTGCAGACTGCAACGCTTCAGAGGCATCAGACAGTAGATCAGCTGCTCTACCTGATGAATCAAATTTGATTCGCCTTCGCTCAGTACTTTATCGATATAGGATTTCAGTAGGGGTCTTAATACCGGGTTGCACTTCTCTGTAGGTTGGGCCAGCTGGCCGCTATTGAGAATTAAGGTATCGCTATTTTTCGAAAAAAGTACTTCCGTGCCAAAAAAGTTTTCGTATTGGTCGTGTAGCGGACGCTTGGATTTTAAGTGAACTGCCTCCAGGTTGAATTTTTCCCCACAGAGTATTTGTAGGGCGACAACGGACACCCCGAGTAAAAATTCCCTGAATAGTTCTAGCGGCAATGAAGAGTCCGAGGGTATATAACTTTCCAGGTCATTTAAGCAATGAAAAGTTATATATGTTTGCAGCCCCTTAACCTCCAATTCAACTCGGAGGTTATAAGGGGGAGCAGCAAATTGTTTTACGGCAGCATTGAGGAACTCCCCCAGGGTAAGCGACTGCAATACTGCTGCCCCCAGAGAGCTCAGGGCTGCAGCCCCCTGGTTTTTTGCTAGTCTCAGCCCAAAGTCTGCACAGTTGAGTTGCCGCGAAGCCTTTTCTACAAGGTCTGTCACTTTACTCAAAGGGAGGTACCCCTCGAGTTTTTCAACTTGCTCGGGGTTTATACCGGCGCTATTAAGCAGAGTTTCCGGACAGCCGTTTAGCTGGGATACTTGGTCATAAAAGCCGGTTAACAGCTTAGCTCTTATTTGTTGGGTCAATTTCTTCCAAATCCTTCCAAGAACCCAGCCTGATTTAATTATTAGGCGTGCCGGGTCGCAACTTCAATTTGAGCGGAAATCTTCAACTGATAGGGGCACCCGATAATTTTGGGAGTCTGCAATTAAATCAGAATCCAGAATTATGCTTTCCTGGGCTTTGTCTGACAGGTTTATGAAACCGTCATATTGGCGAATGCCTGTTTTATTTCGATTTCCTGATATGTAATGTGTGCGATGAATAATTGTTACTGCACTAACTACCACAAAGTGCACACGGCTCATCCTGAGAGAGTAATATTTGAGATTAAAACAGGGCAGGCGAAACTGGCGCAATCCGCCTATCAGTCTCCGCTAAGTATTATTTCAAGGTCTATATTACTTGTTTTTTTCCGGATTCGAAGGGCTTCTGGATTTTACCCATAAACAAACTGTCACCTAATGAAAAAAATACCATTTAAACCTGATATATTGAAACTTTATTCCTTTATGACAGCAATAAAATCTTTTTGTTTTATGGTGACTTCATATCCGGGAATAATAATTTTTTCATACTTTATCCACTTTTTTTACTGCTCGCTAAAGCTAGCTTGAATGACTGGTGATTTCAGGAACGCTTTAACACTTTTAGGGTAGTTACAGCCGGATATAAATGACTCGGTCAAAAGAGTAGTCATTCTGCACAGACAAAAAAGCCCGCAAAAGCGGGCTTGTGGATCACTGTTTGGAGAGAAGCTTAGCCACCGTAGTAGGTAGCGGCACCTGGGCCTACCGGCAGTCCCAAGGCAAATACCCAGATAAAGAACAGCGCTGTCCAACCGATGAAGAAGAAGATGGAGTAGGGGATCATAGTTGCGATCAAAGTACCCATCCCTAGATCTTTCTTATAGCGTGCGGCAAATGTAATGATTAGACCGAAGTAACTCATCATCGGCGTGATTACGTTAGTCACAGAGTCACCGATACGGTAGGCAGCCTGGATCACTTCCGGAGCGTAACCGAGCAACATCAGCATTGGCACAAATATGGGGGCTGTCACTGCCCACTGAGCTGAGGCACTGCCTAGCATCAGGTTCACAAAGCCACACATCATGATAAAGAACAGGAATAGCAGTGGCCCAGTAAGACCGATGCTCTGCAGCGTATCTGCGCCCAGGACGGCGAAGATAGTACCCAAATTGGTGATTTTAAAGAAGGCAACAAATTGTGCAGCAAAGAATACCAGCACAATGTACATACCCATGCTGTTCATACTCTTGGCCATGGCATCAATGACATCTCGGTCATTTTTCATTGTGCCAACAACTTTGCCGTATACAAAACCAGGAATTGCAAAAAATACCAGAATCAATGAGACGATCCCTTTAAGGAAGGGAGAGCCGGCGACCAGGCCTGTCTCAGGGTTACGTAAAACACCCCACTCAGGTACTACTGTCAAGGCAAGCACAGCAGATACACCTAAAACTGCCAAGCCCGCGTACTTGAGGCCGCGTTTCTCAGCGTCGGTCAGAGTGCCGACCTTGTCTTGAGTCAGGTCGACAGATGCTTCGCTGGGATCATATTTCCCCAACTTTGGCTCAACGATCTTCATGGTCACCCAGCTGCCAACAGCGGTAATCAGGAAGGTGCTGACAATCATAAAGAACCAGTTTACTTCCGGGCCCACTGAATAGTTCGGGTCGATCATATGGGCCGCAGATTCAGTGATTCCAGACAACAAAGGGTCCACAGTTCCTAACAGTAAGTTGGCACTATAGCCTCCAGAGACACCGGCAAATGCAGCGGCCAAGCCAGCGATGGGGTGTCGACCGAGGGAGTGAAAGATCATCGCGGCGAGGGGAATTAGCACCACATAGCCCAGCTCTGAGGCTGTGTTGGAAATGATGCCGGCAAAAACCACAATAACCGTAACGGTGCGCTTAGAAGCCTGGAGTACCAAGCCACGCACAGCGGCACTTAGCAGGCCCGAGTGCTCGGCAATCGCGACTCCCAAAAGAGCTACCAAAACTGTGCCCAAGGGCGCAAATCCGGTGAAATTCTTTACCAGGCTGGTAACGATCATCCTGAGCCCATCACCGCTCATGAGATTAAAGACTTCAATAACGCCATCTGGCGCGCGGCCAGCGGCGCCAACTGGGCGAGGATCAGGGACAGATAGGCCAAAGTAAGAGGCGACACCGCTAATGACTATCACACCAACGGCAAATAGTGCGAATAGTGTTATTGGATGGGGAAGAAGGTTGCCGAGCCATTCCACGGCGTCTAAGAAGCGGATAAAGGCGGTCTTGCGCCCAGGTGGGCTGTCCTGCCGATCACTCGGGGAGGTTGTTGTGGTCATTGTTTGTCCTCAATCGTAACTGCAAGCGGCCCTAATTGCCTCTGGGCCGCCCTGTAGCCGAAGGGTTGGCTGAAAAATGTGCTAAAGCCGAGATCATACACAAAACTACTTCAGCTAAGAATGCCTTGGAAGAAATGTTGCTCCTAGATGTCAGGGTTAAACGCTATAGAGAAGCCTAGATAGAATAGAGATCTATGATGGGTGGTGTGCTGGCGGTAGTGTATGGCCTCGAGTGTCAAATACCCTAGATGACGCTCTCTGATGCATAGGTATGCCATAATCTCAACACCAAGCAGTCAATTCAGCGGTGAAAATAATGAAGATTGGAATATTAAAGACCGATGATGTGCGCAAAGAGCTCGTCGACGAATTTGGGGAGTACCCGGAGATGTTTGTCAACTTGCTGCACGACCAGGACTCCGGGCTGGAGTTTATCACCTTTGAAGTCCAACACGGTCAGTATCCAGAGCAGATAGATGAAGTAGACGCATACCTTATTACAGGTAGC
This DNA window, taken from Microbulbifer sp. VAAF005, encodes the following:
- a CDS encoding alpha/beta hydrolase-fold protein; its protein translation is MIFPRILLIAVSLLCVGLSAEPESPQSHSSVNTTKHLNYGDEILFSSRILSREIPINIYLPQTFHQASEQHRYPVIFINGTHGKEFFHALTGVVKHLSGVERMPESIVISLNDGGDEPETYLHGMWKHTAEEKFSAQGNPETYSKFLTEELLPYLESNYRALDNRMIIGVSTSSIFPLYALTNKPGLFQSYFFLSAADIFGMGPTSESTFIDEITTSMQTSSNKISAFYFAMADSDMRKDKRHEKILSQINTKLSPYAKENLKLKIEIINNENHYGAFIKATLSAIELNYPHEEWSANYRELISQPGDALQNIDHFYQSLSQKYGFPILPRATRWRNVNKLSHITNLLLKDGRIQEAINVARRWVEYRPNSIDARQSLAQALQQNDGISEASDILKKALEISRNQDKSKTAAINRQIDELKLN
- a CDS encoding copper resistance protein B, giving the protein MFKNVAGIAATLWILSAQASYGQAEPQHQHHSYQSSGEDNEEEPMAEVSLDYVELRGDNGGEIEGDFSYGGEQNKFVAEVDYERSSGEIEKNELWALYSRAISANWNFLIGIRHDFNLETTSRNWAAVGITGESPYKFEMDAVFFYGEHGSTAFRLEGEYEIKLAQDWNLVPRIELNFFGQNDEARGSGSGLSEAEVGFRLMYEVTRKFSPYIGVHYEREVGNAADFAREEGEDVDSTVWVLGFRAWF
- a CDS encoding copper resistance system multicopper oxidase, which produces MTESFRTDAVSRRTFVTGLGAGALLLGIPHSSHPNSPTASTATLRGNHFDLSIGYRQVNLTGRERQALTINGGLPGPILRWREGETVTLNVHNQLPDKSSLHWHGVRVPSDMDGEPGLSFSGIRPGQTFRYRFPVRQSGTYWYHSQSGFQQQLGLIGAIVIDPISPEPFSYERDYVVVLSDWSDESPQTIYTHLKKDPDYYNRQQRTATDLWREVRTKGVARTWRDRHQWNWKQLSDRNISQVTGETYTYLINGHTPDTNWTALFKPGERVRLRLINSASMTLFDLRIPGLKMKVVAADGQNVEPVSVDEIRIGSGETYDVIVEPESEQAYSIFAQSMDRSGYARGTLTSDIRLSAEVPAMDHRPVLTRQDLGLGRKTEETDTHFKTTQTAHTEKHSDLPEATEGGWFYGSLAAAGLGSNSPIIHQPSESNFRVDHRALTPANGISDPGVGLRNHKNRYNRRVLTYSDLRSNKPTQDQREPQRELQLHLTGNYERYLWSINGENFRDASPLLFRHQERLRITLVNDTTLPQPMHLHGFWSELETGDGEYLPLKHTVIAQPGSSISYLVSADTYGRWALHSQMLYQRPGMYREVRIV
- a CDS encoding DUF411 domain-containing protein encodes the protein MNRSILIAIAALLTTLALSACAESPDPKKESVSLTTYKSATCGCCKIWVEHAQQSGFNVVAKDVEDLNGVKKQHHISPRYQSCHTTVSEQGYVFEGHVPAKLIQRFLQNPPQNAIGLAVPGMPLGSPGMEVGDRFTPYQVMLLNKNGSSEIYAEINTAQEQF
- a CDS encoding MBL fold metallo-hydrolase; translated protein: MDILFEKGHHLVARFGDLVKEQNGSDGVQANQFVIRRGTKGALIDPGGDLTYTHLTIELSRHLNLSELDLILASHQDPDIIASLPRWMLHSRCKVAVSKLWSRFLPHLVSGFVASRAGAERWQERIMPLDDKGEIIPFSDSEIWALPAHFMHSCGNFSFYDPVSRILFSGDIGASLGGEEGEVKDFDEHLPSMEGFHRRYMGGNWTCRLWAKMIRELNPAMIVPQHGGYFASGDVKERFLGWLERLECGPDLLRHQDFRLPLSRS
- a CDS encoding pseudoazurin, giving the protein MSSITLRGAILALAMASTSALAADHEVKMLNQGKDGMMTFEPAFLAVAPGDSVTFLPTDAAHNTHSVLSPAEGATWNGSMGEKVTVTLNQEGVYVYQCDPHLPLGMVGVIQVGKATNLEEAKKHAEGMNATIAMNKERLTQYLGQVQ